Proteins encoded together in one Ananas comosus cultivar F153 unplaced genomic scaffold, ASM154086v1, whole genome shotgun sequence window:
- the LOC109705026 gene encoding zinc finger AN1 domain-containing stress-associated protein 15-like has product MAGESCNLGKDDAEILKPSSSSSSSSSTSPSPPPPTPPLFLKPCEDQLPAEKPKSPCSEPSFPDPHPRKPEGETQSPVKSINRCLICRKKVGLTAFRCRCGDLFCGRHRYSDAHDCSFDYKAAGREEIARNNPVIRASKIIKI; this is encoded by the coding sequence ATGGCAGGAGAAAGCTGCAACCTTGGCAAAGACGATGCCGAGATCCTCAaaccctcatcttcttcttcttcttcttcttcaacctccccttctcctcctccacccaCCCCTCCATTGTTTCTCAAACCCTGTGAGGATCAGCTCCCCGCCGAAAAGCCCAAAAGCCCTTGTTCTGAGCCTTCTTTTCCCGACCCCCACCCGCGGAAACCCGAAGGGGAAACCCAATCCCCTGTCAAGTCCATCAATCGGTGCCTAATTTGCCGCAAAAAGGTCGGGCTCACCGCCTTCCGGTGCCGCTGCGGAGACCTCTTCTGCGGGCGGCACCGGTACTCCGATGCCCACGATTGCTCCTTTGATTACAAGGCCGCAGGGCGGGAGGAGATCGCGAGGAACAACCCCGTGATTAGAGCCTCCAAGATCATCAAGATATGA